Proteins from a single region of Candidatus Binatia bacterium:
- a CDS encoding class V aminotransferase gives MIKHYLLAPGPTPVPERVLQALSRPLFHHRTPQFTRILEEVQASLKKLFGTEQDVLVLASSGTGAMEAAVTNTLSPGERALVVNGGKFGERWTRICQAYGVQVEEIRVEWGRAVDPALVEQALEKNPDIRAVLLQASETSTTVLHPVREVAEKTRRRDVLLLVDGITAVGVTELPMDRWGIDVLVTGSQKALMLPPGLAFVALSARAWKRAESARLPRFYFDLARERKALAEGTTAWTPAISLVVGLHEALTMIEEEGLERVFARHERNARATRAAARALGLELLAPDHPSPAATGIYVPGGVDGRRLVSYLRDRMGVTFAGGQDRLRGKIVRIAHLGYVGAFDVVVAVAALEMALRHFGHPIELGRGVAAAEEVLLEALPE, from the coding sequence ATGATCAAACATTACCTTCTCGCGCCGGGTCCCACCCCGGTTCCCGAGCGCGTCCTCCAAGCACTCTCCCGCCCCCTTTTCCATCATCGGACGCCGCAATTCACCCGCATTCTCGAGGAGGTCCAGGCGTCGCTGAAGAAGCTTTTCGGGACCGAGCAGGACGTCCTGGTTCTCGCCTCCTCGGGCACGGGAGCCATGGAAGCGGCCGTGACGAACACGCTCTCGCCCGGCGAGCGCGCACTCGTCGTGAACGGCGGCAAGTTCGGGGAGCGGTGGACGAGGATCTGCCAGGCGTACGGAGTCCAGGTCGAAGAGATCCGCGTCGAGTGGGGAAGGGCCGTCGACCCTGCGCTGGTGGAGCAGGCCCTCGAGAAAAACCCGGACATCCGCGCGGTTCTCCTGCAGGCGAGCGAGACCTCGACGACCGTCCTCCACCCCGTCCGCGAGGTCGCCGAGAAAACCCGCCGGCGCGACGTGCTTCTCCTGGTGGACGGGATCACGGCCGTGGGGGTGACGGAGCTACCCATGGACCGCTGGGGCATCGACGTTCTGGTCACCGGGTCGCAGAAGGCGCTCATGCTTCCTCCCGGGCTCGCCTTCGTGGCGTTGAGCGCGCGAGCCTGGAAGAGAGCCGAGTCGGCACGGTTGCCGCGGTTCTACTTCGACCTGGCACGCGAAAGAAAAGCCCTCGCGGAGGGAACGACGGCCTGGACCCCGGCGATTTCCCTCGTCGTCGGGTTGCACGAGGCCCTGACGATGATCGAGGAGGAAGGGCTCGAGAGGGTCTTCGCCCGGCACGAGCGGAACGCGCGTGCGACACGAGCGGCCGCCCGGGCGCTCGGGCTCGAGCTCCTGGCACCGGACCACCCGAGCCCCGCAGCCACGGGCATCTACGTTCCGGGCGGTGTGGACGGGCGGCGGCTGGTTTCGTACCTCCGAGACCGCATGGGCGTCACTTTTGCCGGAGGGCAGGACCGGCTCCGCGGCAAGATCGTCCGGATCGCGCACCTCGGGTACGTAGGGGCCTTCGACGTCGTCGTGGCGGTCGCGGCTCTCGAGATGGCCCTCCGGCACTTCGGGCACCCGATCGAGCTCGGGCGCGGAGTCGCGGCCGCCGAGGAGGTGCTGCTCGAGGCTCTTCCCGAGTAG
- the coaW gene encoding type II pantothenate kinase, producing the protein MIVGIDIGGSTTDAVFLGEEVGVVSVEANDPLAAAAGALGKLVSVYGKRLSEIEAVAATGGGARRLGSELLGIPVRKVDEIRAIGRGGALCAGASEALVVSMGTGTALVSVRGRAIEHVGGTGVGGGTLLGLSRHLLQVSQLETIERLAARGDLSRVDLTVGDITGGPVGNLPAEATASNFGKIAADASPEDKARALVNMVAEVILSLSVLGARAFGHSRIVLTGKLLRVRPVVERLRSTQALLSWDFVIPPHAEFATAIGAAQSLAEEEDAPSGG; encoded by the coding sequence GTGATCGTGGGAATCGACATCGGCGGCTCGACGACGGACGCGGTTTTCCTCGGCGAGGAAGTCGGGGTGGTGAGCGTCGAGGCCAACGATCCCCTTGCCGCGGCCGCGGGCGCGCTGGGGAAGCTCGTGAGCGTCTACGGGAAGAGGCTCTCGGAAATCGAGGCCGTGGCGGCGACGGGGGGTGGGGCCCGGCGGCTCGGGAGCGAACTTCTCGGCATCCCCGTCCGCAAGGTGGACGAGATCCGGGCCATCGGCCGCGGAGGAGCGCTGTGCGCGGGTGCCTCCGAAGCACTCGTCGTCTCGATGGGCACGGGTACGGCGCTCGTCTCCGTTCGGGGAAGGGCCATCGAACACGTCGGTGGGACGGGTGTGGGCGGGGGAACGCTTCTCGGGCTCTCGCGGCATCTTCTCCAGGTGAGCCAGCTCGAGACGATCGAGCGGCTCGCCGCACGCGGGGACCTCTCCCGGGTGGACCTCACGGTGGGAGACATCACCGGCGGCCCCGTCGGGAACCTTCCGGCCGAAGCTACGGCGAGCAACTTCGGCAAGATCGCCGCCGACGCGAGTCCGGAAGACAAGGCGCGCGCCCTCGTGAACATGGTCGCCGAGGTGATCCTCTCCCTGAGCGTGCTCGGTGCCCGTGCTTTCGGGCACTCGCGCATCGTGCTCACCGGAAAGCTTCTCCGCGTGCGTCCCGTCGTCGAACGCCTGCGATCCACGCAGGCACTGCTCTCCTGGGATTTCGTGATCCCGCCACACGCCGAGTTCGCGACGGCCATCGGGGCCGCGCAAAGCCTCGCCGAAGAAGAAGACGCGCCGAGCGGCGGATAG
- the serA gene encoding D-3-phosphoglycerate dehydrogenase: protein MAYRVLVSDRLAPQGLEILRSHPEIEVDEVEGLGPKELAERIEPYHALVVRSGTKVTAEVLERARSLRVIGRAGIGVDNIDVAAATSRGIVVMNTPGGNNVTTAEHALALLLASARSIPQAVASLKAGRWERGRFVGTEVCNKVLGIVGLGNIGKLVAERAQGLKMRVVAYDPYTPPETAARLGVHLCELDELLATADFISIHTPLTEETRGLIGEEAFAKMKRGVRIVNCARGGIVDEDALARAIRSGVVAGAALDVFAQEPPPPDHPLLQLEQVIATPHLGAATDEAQVNVAVAVAKQIVEYLTEGVIQNAVNVPSISAELLEVLSPYLRLGEILGRFQAQLLQGAPREVTVEYAGEVAEYNVAPITLSVLFGFLSRIVESGTVNYVNAPHLARERGIEVREERTTQPKGYQNLVTVRVRTTRESHEVAGAIFGRNVARLVKIDGFYLEAVPEGHILLLHNRDVPGVVGAVGTILGRAQINIARLELGREQVGGMAISLVHVDEPVPESVLAEVRRLPQVVSARLISL from the coding sequence ATGGCGTACCGGGTGCTGGTTTCCGACCGCCTCGCTCCGCAAGGGCTGGAAATCCTCCGCTCCCACCCGGAGATCGAGGTGGACGAGGTCGAGGGACTCGGGCCGAAGGAGTTGGCCGAGCGGATCGAGCCGTACCATGCTCTCGTGGTGCGCAGCGGTACCAAGGTGACGGCCGAGGTGCTCGAAAGGGCGCGCTCGCTACGCGTCATCGGCAGGGCGGGCATCGGCGTGGACAACATCGACGTCGCTGCCGCCACGTCCCGGGGGATCGTGGTCATGAACACGCCCGGGGGGAACAACGTGACGACGGCCGAGCACGCCCTCGCCCTTCTTCTCGCGTCGGCCCGCTCCATTCCGCAAGCGGTCGCCTCCTTGAAGGCAGGGCGTTGGGAACGGGGTCGTTTCGTGGGTACCGAAGTGTGCAACAAAGTCCTCGGCATCGTCGGTCTCGGCAACATCGGAAAACTCGTCGCCGAACGCGCGCAGGGCCTCAAGATGCGCGTGGTCGCCTACGACCCGTACACACCTCCGGAGACCGCGGCCCGTCTCGGGGTCCACCTCTGCGAGCTCGACGAGTTGCTCGCGACCGCGGATTTCATCTCGATCCACACGCCGCTGACCGAGGAGACCCGGGGGCTCATCGGCGAGGAGGCCTTCGCGAAGATGAAGCGAGGGGTCCGGATCGTGAACTGTGCCCGGGGTGGCATCGTGGACGAGGACGCGCTCGCGCGTGCGATTCGCTCCGGTGTGGTCGCGGGTGCGGCACTCGACGTGTTCGCGCAGGAGCCTCCGCCTCCCGACCATCCGCTGCTCCAGCTCGAGCAGGTGATCGCCACGCCGCATCTCGGTGCCGCGACGGACGAGGCTCAGGTGAACGTCGCCGTGGCGGTAGCGAAACAGATCGTCGAATACCTGACCGAGGGCGTCATCCAGAACGCCGTCAACGTGCCCTCGATCAGTGCGGAGTTGCTCGAGGTGCTCTCCCCGTACCTCAGGCTCGGGGAGATCCTCGGGCGCTTCCAGGCGCAGCTCCTCCAGGGAGCCCCCCGCGAGGTCACGGTGGAGTACGCCGGGGAAGTGGCCGAGTACAACGTGGCGCCGATCACCCTTTCCGTCCTTTTCGGTTTTCTCTCGCGGATCGTCGAGAGCGGGACCGTCAACTACGTGAACGCGCCCCACCTCGCGCGAGAGCGGGGCATCGAAGTGCGCGAGGAGAGAACGACGCAGCCCAAGGGTTACCAGAACCTCGTGACGGTGCGGGTCCGCACGACCCGGGAGTCGCACGAGGTCGCGGGCGCGATCTTCGGACGGAACGTAGCCCGTTTGGTCAAGATCGACGGCTTCTACCTCGAAGCCGTGCCCGAAGGGCACATCCTGCTCCTCCACAACCGGGACGTCCCGGGTGTCGTCGGTGCCGTGGGCACGATTCTCGGACGCGCGCAGATCAACATCGCCCGTCTCGAGCTCGGCCGCGAGCAGGTCGGAGGGATGGCGATCTCGCTCGTCCACGTCGACGAGCCCGTGCCGGAAAGCGTGCTGGCCGAGGTGAGACGCCTCCCGCAGGTGGTCTCGGCGCGGCTGATTTCCCTCTGA
- a CDS encoding glutamine synthetase codes for MKAQVPGMLGVDELRALVRQGEIDTVLAVFPDLYGRLVGKRITGRFFCEEVLEHGMHACDYLLACDMEMDPVPGYRFASWEKGYGDIRCVPDLSTLRRAAWLERTALVLCDVHDERTGDLVAVAPRTILRRQVERARAAGYVAMGGSELEFFLLRETYESAREKGFDNLEPFGWYVEDYHILQGTKAEPLVGAIRRHMESSGVPVEFSKGEWGPGQHEINLRYTEFLEMADRHVVYKHAAKEIAARQGLAVTFMAKFDDRLAGNSMHLHASLWSAADLRPLFASDGSGSGPTDTFRWWLGGLLRHARAATLLFAPYVNSYKRFRAGSFAPTKIAWAHDNRTVGFRVVGRGASRRIECRIPGADANPYLAYAATLAAGLDGIARKIEPPPAFRGDAYRAEDLPSVPTSLPEAIAEFEGFRALPRGVRAGGGRAPRAFRADRAEKIRGKRDLLGATALSRTRLGVGSTHVVSGGMRELLKPTPRERWRRSPWMRWPTLPMQPRGSTSKWRSSPGLRRS; via the coding sequence GTGAAGGCGCAAGTTCCGGGCATGCTCGGCGTCGACGAGCTCCGGGCACTGGTGCGTCAGGGGGAGATCGACACCGTGCTCGCCGTCTTCCCCGACCTCTACGGGCGGCTCGTGGGAAAGAGAATCACGGGGCGCTTTTTCTGCGAAGAAGTCCTCGAGCACGGCATGCACGCCTGCGACTACCTCCTCGCCTGCGACATGGAAATGGACCCCGTACCGGGGTACCGGTTCGCGTCGTGGGAGAAAGGGTACGGCGACATCCGCTGCGTCCCGGACCTCTCCACGCTCCGGCGGGCCGCTTGGCTCGAGCGGACGGCGCTCGTTCTCTGCGACGTCCACGACGAAAGGACCGGCGACCTCGTCGCCGTGGCTCCGCGCACCATCCTGCGCAGGCAGGTCGAACGCGCGCGGGCGGCGGGCTACGTGGCCATGGGCGGCTCGGAGCTCGAATTCTTCCTCCTGCGCGAAACCTACGAGTCGGCCCGCGAGAAGGGCTTCGACAACCTCGAACCCTTCGGGTGGTACGTCGAGGACTACCACATCCTGCAGGGGACCAAGGCCGAGCCGCTCGTCGGAGCCATCCGCCGTCACATGGAAAGCTCGGGCGTACCGGTGGAGTTCTCGAAGGGCGAGTGGGGTCCCGGGCAGCACGAAATCAACCTGCGCTACACGGAGTTCCTCGAGATGGCCGACCGGCACGTCGTCTACAAACACGCGGCCAAGGAAATCGCAGCACGGCAGGGCCTCGCCGTGACCTTCATGGCGAAGTTCGACGACCGTCTCGCGGGGAACTCCATGCACCTGCATGCGAGCCTCTGGTCGGCCGCGGACCTCCGACCCCTTTTCGCCTCCGACGGATCCGGCTCGGGGCCGACCGACACCTTCCGCTGGTGGCTCGGGGGCCTCCTCCGTCACGCGCGCGCGGCCACGCTTCTCTTCGCGCCGTACGTGAACTCCTACAAGCGCTTTCGCGCGGGCTCTTTCGCCCCGACCAAGATCGCCTGGGCCCACGACAACCGTACGGTGGGCTTCCGCGTCGTCGGACGGGGAGCCTCGCGCCGCATCGAATGCCGAATCCCCGGAGCCGACGCGAACCCCTACCTCGCCTACGCGGCCACGTTGGCGGCGGGTCTCGACGGGATCGCCCGCAAGATCGAACCGCCCCCCGCCTTTCGGGGCGACGCCTACCGGGCGGAGGATCTGCCCTCGGTGCCCACGAGTCTTCCCGAAGCCATCGCCGAATTCGAGGGCTTCCGCGCTCTTCCGCGAGGCGTTCGGGCCGGAGGTGGTCGAGCACCTCGTGCATTTCGCGCGGACCGAGCAGAGAAAATTCGAGGAAAGCGTGACCTCCTGGGAGCGACGGCGCTATCTCGAACGCGCCTAGGTGTGGGATCCACACACGTTGTTTCGGGTGGCATGCGCGAACTCCTAAAACCCACGCCCCGCGAGCGCTGGCGACGGTCGCCGTGGATGCGGTGGCCCACCTTGCCGATGCAGCCGAGGGGTTCGACGTCGAAGTGGAGGAGCTCGCCGGGCCTTCGGCGCTCGTAG
- the gst15 gene encoding glutathione S-transferase, translating into MLEIYHHPLSTFARRVRIALLEKGIEAELVEVDMAKRAHRSPEYLALNPYGRVPTLVEDGFVLYESTAILEYLEATHPDPPLVPPDPRGRALVAMHMKLCDLQLTRQTGTIIFPKRFLPRERWDENAMAQAKKEIERHLEILETQIRGKTWMVADRYTLVEVCYTPFVQFFPLMEIEPPPGVAAWVERMLERPSAQATKPAM; encoded by the coding sequence ATGCTCGAGATCTACCACCACCCCCTTTCGACGTTCGCGCGCCGCGTTCGCATCGCGCTCCTCGAGAAGGGAATCGAGGCGGAGCTCGTCGAGGTCGACATGGCCAAGCGAGCGCACCGGAGCCCCGAGTATCTGGCTCTCAACCCTTACGGGCGCGTGCCCACGCTCGTCGAGGACGGTTTCGTCCTGTACGAATCCACCGCCATTCTCGAGTACCTCGAGGCGACCCACCCCGATCCGCCTCTCGTACCTCCGGACCCGAGGGGTCGGGCGCTCGTCGCCATGCACATGAAGCTCTGCGACCTCCAGCTCACGCGCCAGACGGGCACGATCATCTTTCCGAAGCGCTTTCTCCCCCGCGAACGTTGGGACGAGAACGCGATGGCGCAGGCCAAAAAAGAAATCGAGCGGCACCTCGAAATTCTCGAAACTCAGATCCGCGGGAAGACCTGGATGGTCGCCGACCGCTACACGCTCGTCGAGGTGTGCTACACGCCCTTCGTCCAGTTCTTCCCGCTCATGGAAATCGAGCCGCCGCCGGGCGTCGCCGCCTGGGTGGAGCGCATGCTCGAACGACCGAGCGCGCAGGCGACGAAGCCGGCGATGTAA
- the purA gene encoding adenylosuccinate synthetase: protein MPVAVVVGAQWGDEGKGKVVDIFTEYADVVVRFQGGNNAGHTLVVGDEPLVLHLVPSGVLREGTVCVIGNGVVVDPEVLLEEIERLQARGYLADLSRLKVSDRAHLIMPYHRAIDQARERLRGEGMIGTTGRGIGPAYEDKMARAGLRFADLLDDETFEEQLRRTLREKNAYLSSVLGSDALDFETIRERYLRYREKLAGLVTDTSAYLDRVLRQGKRVLFEGAQGTMLDVDHGTYPFVTSSNTVAAAACTGAGVAPGRITTVVGIAKAYTTRVGSGPFPTECRDELGERLRRDGDEYGATTGRPRRCGWFDAVVVRQAVRLNGMTALALTKLDVLTGIDPIRICVAYEHEGRRYEEFPARARVVREMVPVYEEHPGWKEPITGARTLDELPRNARRYIQRLEELTGTRVILVSVGPRREETILLANPFSVD from the coding sequence ATGCCTGTCGCGGTCGTGGTCGGGGCCCAGTGGGGCGACGAAGGCAAGGGGAAGGTCGTCGACATCTTCACCGAGTACGCGGACGTGGTCGTGCGCTTCCAGGGAGGGAACAACGCCGGACACACGCTGGTGGTAGGGGACGAGCCCCTGGTCCTCCACCTGGTTCCTTCCGGCGTTCTGCGCGAGGGTACCGTGTGCGTGATCGGCAACGGCGTGGTGGTGGACCCGGAGGTCCTCCTCGAGGAAATCGAACGGCTCCAGGCACGCGGTTATCTCGCGGACCTCTCGCGCCTGAAGGTGAGCGACCGGGCGCATCTGATCATGCCCTACCACCGGGCCATCGATCAGGCCCGCGAGCGGCTCCGCGGCGAGGGGATGATCGGTACGACCGGCCGGGGGATCGGGCCGGCCTACGAAGACAAGATGGCACGCGCGGGACTGCGCTTCGCCGACCTCCTCGACGACGAGACGTTCGAGGAGCAGCTCCGGCGCACGCTGCGGGAGAAAAACGCCTACCTGAGTTCGGTCCTGGGCTCGGACGCGCTCGACTTCGAGACGATCCGGGAGCGCTACCTCCGCTACCGCGAGAAGCTCGCGGGGCTCGTCACCGACACGAGCGCCTACCTCGATCGGGTGCTGCGGCAGGGCAAACGGGTTCTTTTCGAGGGAGCGCAGGGCACGATGCTCGACGTCGACCACGGGACGTACCCCTTCGTGACCTCCTCGAACACCGTGGCCGCGGCCGCCTGCACCGGAGCCGGCGTGGCTCCGGGCCGGATCACGACCGTGGTGGGGATCGCCAAAGCCTACACCACCCGTGTGGGGTCGGGACCCTTCCCGACGGAATGCCGGGACGAGCTCGGGGAGAGGCTGCGCCGCGACGGGGACGAATACGGTGCCACGACGGGCCGCCCGCGGCGCTGCGGCTGGTTCGACGCGGTCGTCGTGCGGCAGGCCGTGCGGCTCAACGGGATGACGGCACTCGCGCTCACCAAGCTCGACGTGCTCACGGGCATCGACCCGATTCGCATTTGCGTGGCCTACGAGCACGAGGGACGGCGCTACGAAGAGTTCCCCGCGCGTGCCAGGGTGGTCCGGGAGATGGTGCCGGTCTACGAGGAACACCCCGGCTGGAAAGAACCCATCACCGGCGCAAGGACGCTGGACGAGTTGCCCCGCAACGCCCGGCGTTACATCCAGCGGCTCGAAGAGCTCACGGGAACGCGGGTCATTCTCGTTTCCGTCGGGCCCCGCCGCGAGGAGACGATCCTGCTCGCCAATCCCTTCAGCGTGGACTGA
- a CDS encoding 3-oxoacyl-ACP reductase, whose translation MAGRLENKVALVTGAAGGIGSASVRLFAREGASVVAVDLDEARGEALVREIQGSGGRAAFFRADVSRAQDARAMVEFAESTYGRLDVLFNNAGIFPAEDGSVLDTPEEVFDRVLAVNLKGVFLGCKHGIPALLRSGGGSIVNTASFVAVMGSATSQIAYTASKGAVLSLTREIAVEFARRNIRANALCPGPVRTPLLAELLRDPEARARRLVHLPMGRLAEAEEVARAALFLASDESSYVSGATFLVDGAATVAYVTPE comes from the coding sequence GTGGCCGGGCGGCTCGAGAACAAGGTAGCGCTCGTCACGGGCGCCGCGGGCGGAATCGGGAGCGCGTCGGTGCGCCTTTTCGCCCGTGAAGGCGCTTCGGTCGTCGCGGTCGACCTGGACGAAGCAAGAGGCGAGGCGCTGGTTCGGGAGATCCAGGGTTCGGGAGGACGCGCCGCGTTTTTCCGGGCGGACGTAAGCCGCGCGCAGGACGCCCGTGCCATGGTCGAGTTCGCCGAGAGCACCTACGGGCGGCTCGACGTGCTCTTCAACAACGCGGGCATCTTTCCCGCCGAAGACGGCTCGGTGCTCGACACTCCCGAGGAAGTCTTCGACCGCGTGCTCGCCGTGAACCTGAAGGGCGTGTTCCTCGGCTGCAAGCACGGGATCCCGGCGCTCTTGCGCTCGGGAGGTGGTTCCATCGTCAACACGGCGAGCTTCGTCGCCGTGATGGGGTCGGCGACCTCGCAGATCGCCTACACGGCGTCGAAGGGCGCGGTACTTTCGTTGACCCGCGAGATCGCGGTCGAGTTCGCGCGGCGCAACATCCGGGCCAATGCTCTCTGCCCGGGACCCGTCCGCACGCCGCTCCTCGCCGAACTCCTGCGCGACCCCGAGGCGCGGGCGCGCCGGCTCGTGCATCTACCGATGGGACGTCTCGCGGAGGCAGAAGAAGTGGCCCGGGCCGCTCTTTTTCTCGCCTCGGACGAGTCCTCGTACGTGAGCGGCGCGACGTTCCTCGTCGACGGGGCCGCGACGGTCGCCTACGTGACCCCCGAGTGA
- a CDS encoding hydrolase, with protein sequence MTKSIEPFRVEVAEEELADLRSRLRATRWPDREVVPDWSQGVPLAYMQEVCAYWAERYDWRAREARLNSFPQFRTEIDGLGIHFLHVRSPHEGALPLLLTHGWPGSVVEFLGVIPPLVDPTRDGGDARDAFHVVAPSLPGYAFSDKPREPGWGVERIARAWRTLMERLGYERYVAQGGDWGSMVTTALAQEDPEHCVAIHLNMPVAIPDPESMSDLTDFEKAALESLQHYNDWESGYSKLQSTRPQTLGYALVDSPAGQAAWILEKFWAWTDSGGHPENVISRDDLLDNVMLYWVTRSAASSARLYWESFRNPKLDPVDTPTGCSIFPKEILRTSRRWAERRFRNLVYWNELPKGGHFAAFEQPGLFVQELRACFRAFRR encoded by the coding sequence GTGACGAAGAGTATCGAGCCGTTCAGGGTCGAAGTCGCCGAGGAAGAGCTCGCGGACCTCCGGTCCAGGCTCCGCGCCACCCGCTGGCCCGACCGGGAGGTCGTCCCCGACTGGTCGCAGGGCGTGCCTCTCGCCTACATGCAGGAGGTCTGCGCGTACTGGGCCGAGCGGTACGACTGGCGGGCACGCGAGGCCCGGCTCAACTCGTTTCCGCAGTTCCGGACGGAAATCGACGGGCTCGGGATTCACTTTCTCCACGTTCGCTCTCCTCACGAGGGAGCCCTTCCCCTCCTCCTGACCCACGGCTGGCCGGGCTCGGTCGTGGAGTTCCTGGGCGTGATCCCTCCGCTCGTCGACCCGACCCGGGACGGTGGCGACGCGCGCGACGCCTTCCACGTCGTGGCCCCTTCGCTCCCCGGCTACGCGTTCTCCGACAAGCCGCGGGAGCCCGGCTGGGGCGTGGAGCGCATCGCGAGAGCATGGCGCACTCTCATGGAACGGCTCGGCTACGAACGCTACGTCGCCCAGGGCGGGGACTGGGGCTCCATGGTCACGACGGCGCTCGCGCAAGAGGACCCCGAGCACTGCGTGGCGATCCACCTGAACATGCCCGTGGCGATCCCCGACCCCGAGTCCATGTCGGACCTCACCGATTTCGAAAAAGCGGCCCTCGAGTCGCTCCAGCACTACAACGACTGGGAATCGGGCTACTCGAAACTGCAGAGCACGCGCCCGCAGACCCTCGGTTACGCGCTCGTCGACTCGCCCGCCGGACAGGCCGCGTGGATTCTCGAGAAATTCTGGGCGTGGACGGACTCGGGGGGGCATCCCGAGAACGTGATCTCGCGCGACGACCTTCTCGACAACGTCATGCTCTACTGGGTCACCCGCAGCGCCGCCTCGTCGGCTCGACTTTACTGGGAGAGCTTCCGAAACCCGAAACTCGACCCCGTCGACACACCGACCGGCTGCAGCATCTTTCCGAAAGAAATCCTCCGCACCTCTCGCCGCTGGGCGGAGCGGCGCTTTCGGAATCTCGTGTACTGGAACGAGCTCCCGAAGGGGGGGCACTTCGCGGCTTTCGAACAGCCCGGTCTCTTCGTCCAGGAGCTGCGGGCCTGCTTCCGGGCCTTCCGGCGATAA
- a CDS encoding NTP pyrophosphohydrolase encodes MVTRETERGLEVLLVHPRGATFRRPLFGIPKGLVEEGEDDEAAAVRETLEETGLRVRVRADLGTVRQKSGKVVHAFWAEVAPESAGDIDDAGRCLHADRENDVCRFYPVEKARELMIPEQRAFLERLRAYASEKTR; translated from the coding sequence GTGGTGACACGGGAGACCGAACGGGGGCTCGAAGTGCTGCTCGTCCATCCGCGAGGTGCCACCTTCCGCCGCCCGCTTTTCGGCATCCCCAAGGGTCTCGTCGAAGAAGGCGAGGACGACGAGGCGGCGGCGGTGCGCGAGACGTTGGAAGAAACGGGCCTGCGCGTGCGGGTGCGTGCCGACCTGGGCACGGTCCGGCAGAAATCCGGGAAGGTCGTCCACGCCTTCTGGGCCGAGGTGGCGCCGGAAAGCGCGGGCGACATCGACGACGCGGGCCGATGCCTGCACGCCGACCGGGAGAACGACGTCTGCCGCTTCTATCCGGTCGAGAAGGCTCGCGAGCTCATGATCCCCGAGCAGCGGGCCTTTCTCGAGAGACTCCGCGCATACGCGTCCGAGAAAACCCGGTAG
- a CDS encoding beta-glucosidase encodes MKTFPEGFLWGAATAAYQIEGAWNEDGKGPSIWDTFSHTPGKIFENQTGDVACDHYHRYREDVALMAELGLGAYRFSISWPRVLPEGKGAVNRKGLDFYQRLVDELLEHDIRPFVTLYHWDLPQALEDRGGWDSPDTPKAFGEYAEVVGKALGDRVKDWITLNEPMAVVTAGYVFGIHAPGKQDVELAYRVSHRLNLAHGEAVRALRATVRGSHVGITHVSMPVYPATDSPADLEAARRFDGFVNRWFWDPTLLGRYPEDVLERLGRLAPRIDAADLERIAPPIDFFGHNSYTRAVVRDDPNVPVTGVAQVPQEGKPHTEMGWEIYPDHLYDALVRITRDYGAPEIVVTENGAAFADELRGGKVDDPRRVEYLRAHLEAAHRAIEEGVRLRGYFVWSLLDNFEWSFGFSKRFGIVYVDYPTQKRIVKTSGRFYSEVARSNAIP; translated from the coding sequence ATGAAGACGTTTCCCGAGGGCTTTCTCTGGGGTGCCGCGACGGCCGCGTACCAGATCGAGGGGGCTTGGAACGAGGACGGCAAGGGGCCCTCGATCTGGGACACGTTCTCGCACACCCCCGGCAAGATTTTCGAGAACCAGACAGGGGACGTGGCCTGCGACCACTACCACCGCTACCGGGAGGACGTGGCTCTCATGGCGGAGCTCGGCCTCGGTGCCTACCGGTTCTCGATTTCCTGGCCGCGCGTGCTGCCCGAGGGAAAGGGTGCAGTGAACCGCAAGGGCCTCGACTTCTACCAGAGGCTCGTCGACGAGCTTCTCGAGCACGACATCCGTCCCTTCGTCACGCTCTACCACTGGGATCTCCCGCAGGCGCTCGAAGACCGGGGCGGGTGGGACAGCCCCGACACGCCGAAGGCGTTCGGGGAATACGCCGAGGTGGTCGGCAAGGCGCTCGGCGATCGCGTGAAGGACTGGATCACGCTGAACGAGCCCATGGCCGTCGTGACGGCGGGGTACGTCTTCGGCATCCACGCTCCGGGAAAACAGGACGTGGAGCTCGCCTACCGCGTTTCCCACCGCTTGAACCTCGCGCACGGCGAAGCGGTTCGCGCGCTCCGCGCCACGGTGCGCGGTTCCCACGTCGGAATCACGCACGTCTCGATGCCGGTCTATCCCGCCACGGACTCGCCGGCGGACCTCGAGGCGGCGCGGCGCTTCGACGGGTTCGTGAACCGGTGGTTCTGGGACCCCACCCTGCTCGGTCGCTACCCCGAGGACGTGCTCGAGCGGCTCGGTCGTCTCGCGCCGAGGATCGACGCGGCCGATCTCGAGCGCATCGCCCCGCCGATCGATTTTTTCGGCCACAACAGCTACACGCGCGCCGTCGTGAGGGACGACCCGAACGTTCCCGTGACCGGCGTGGCGCAGGTGCCACAGGAAGGGAAACCCCACACCGAAATGGGCTGGGAGATCTACCCCGACCACCTGTACGACGCGCTCGTCCGGATCACGCGCGATTACGGGGCCCCGGAGATCGTCGTCACGGAAAACGGGGCGGCTTTCGCCGACGAGCTTCGCGGGGGCAAGGTGGACGACCCGAGGCGGGTCGAGTACCTCCGCGCGCATCTGGAGGCGGCGCACCGGGCGATCGAAGAGGGAGTGCGGCTCCGCGGTTATTTCGTCTGGTCGCTGCTCGACAACTTCGAGTGGTCTTTCGGGTTCTCGAAGCGGTTCGGTATCGTCTACGTCGACTACCCGACACAGAAGCGGATCGTGAAGACGAGCGGGCGTTTCTACTCCGAGGTCGCCCGCTCGAACGCGATCCCTTGA